A stretch of Equus przewalskii isolate Varuska chromosome 11, EquPr2, whole genome shotgun sequence DNA encodes these proteins:
- the LOC103543629 gene encoding pepsin A-like, with protein sequence MKRLLLLSLVALSECLIYKVPLVKKKSLRQNLRENGLLADFLKQHPRNPASKYFPREAATLAATEGLENYMDEEYFGTISIGTPAQEFTVIFDTGSSNLWVPSVYCSSLACSDHNRFNPEDSSTYEATSESVSITYGTGSMTGVLGYDTVRVGGIEDTNQIFGLSESEPSSFLYYAPFDGILGLAYPSISASGATPVFDNIWDQGLVSQDLFSVYLSSDDESGSVVMFGGIDSSYYSGSLHWVPVSEEAYWQITVDSITMNGESIACSGGCQAIVDTGTSLLAGPPSAIDNIQSYIGASEDSSGEGAISCSSIDSLPDIVFTINGVEFPLTPSAYILEEDGSCISGFEGMDLDTSSGELWILGDVFIRQYFTVFDRANNQIGLAPVA encoded by the exons ATGAAgcggctgctgctgctcagcTTGGTGGCGCTCTCTGAGTGCCTTATCTACAA GGTTCCGCTTGTCAAAAAGAAGTCCTTGAGGCAGAACCTGCGCGAGAATGGCCTGCTGGCGGACTTCCTCAAGCAGCATCCCCGCAACCCAGCCAGCAAGTACTTCCCCAGGGAGGCCGCCACCTTGGCAGCCACAGAGGGCCTGGAGAACTACATGGAT GAGGAGTACTTCGGCACCATCAGCATCGGAACTCCTGCTCAGGAGTTCACCGTCATCTTTGATACCGGCTCCTCAAACCTGTGGGTGCCCTCGGTCTACTGCTCCAGTCTCGCCTGCT CCGACCACAACCGCTTCAACCCTGAGGATTCCTCCACCTACGAGGCCACCAGTGAGTCGGTCTCCATCACCTATGGCACCGGCAGCATGACAGGCGTCCTTGGATACGACACTGTCAGG GTCGGAGGCATCGAGGACACCAACCAGATCTTCGGCCTGAGCGAGTCAGAGCCAAGCTCCTTCCTGTACTATGCTCCCTTCGACGGCATCCTGGGTCTCGCCTACCCCAGCATCTCTGCCTCTGGGGCCACTCCCGTCTTTGACAACATATGGGACCAGGGTCTGGTTTCCCAAGACCTCTTCTCTGTCTACCTGAGCTC CGATGACGAGAGTGGCAGCGTGGTGATGTTCGGTGGCATCGATTCCTCTTACTATTCTGGAAGCCTGCACTGGGTGCCTGTTTCTGAAGAGGCTTACTGGCAGATCACTGTGGACAG CATCACCATGAATGGAGAGTCCATCGCTTGCAGTGGGGGCTGCCAGGCCATTGTTGACACCGGCACCTCTCTGCTGGCTGGCCCACCCTCTGCCATTGACAATATCCAGAGCTACATTGGAGCCAGTGAGGACTCCTCTGGTGAG GGGGCGATCAGCTGCTCATCCATCGACAGCCTGCCTGACATCGTCTTCACCATCAATGGCGTTGAGTTTCCTCTGACTCCCAGTGCCTACATCCTAGAG GAGGATGGAAGCTGCATCAGTGGCTTCGAGGGCATGGACCTCGACACCAGCAGCGGAGAGCTCTGGATCCTGGGTGACGTCTTCATCCGCCAGTACTTTACCGTCTTCGACAGAGCCAACAACCAGATCGGCCTGGCTCCCGTGGCCTAA